The Pseudofrankia inefficax genome window below encodes:
- a CDS encoding CaiB/BaiF CoA transferase family protein: protein MNNGEASGPLAGCRVLELGSLIAGPFCGQLLGDFGAEIIKIEDPARGDPMRQWGSQVPSGVSLTWPIIARNKKSITCNLRDARGQELVRHLAARADVLVENFRPGTLEKWDLGYDALSSLNPRLVMVRITGYGQDGPYAQRAGFGSIGEAMGGIRHTTGNPDRPPSRTGISLGDSLAGTFAAFGAVMALLNRERSGRGQVVDSAIYEAVLALMESLIPEWELADFRRGRTGSILPGVAPSNVYAAADGSEILIAANSDATFTRLCDVMELPELATNPRYQTHQARGEHLEELDKLIGEWTVTRPSAELLDRLHEAGVPAGRIYTAADMVTDAHFKARNSIVRLLHRSLGEFPMQNVAPRLSATPGEVRSLGPDLGEHNEAIYGQLLGLSLEHRAQLVADGVI from the coding sequence ATGAACAACGGCGAGGCGAGCGGGCCTTTGGCGGGCTGCCGCGTTCTCGAACTGGGTTCGCTGATCGCCGGGCCCTTCTGCGGGCAGCTGCTGGGCGACTTCGGCGCGGAGATCATCAAGATAGAGGACCCCGCCCGCGGTGACCCGATGCGCCAGTGGGGCAGCCAGGTCCCGAGCGGGGTCTCGCTCACCTGGCCGATCATCGCGCGCAACAAGAAGTCCATCACCTGCAACCTGCGGGACGCCCGGGGCCAGGAGCTGGTCCGGCATCTCGCGGCCCGCGCCGACGTGCTCGTCGAGAACTTCCGCCCCGGCACGCTGGAAAAGTGGGATCTGGGCTACGACGCCCTTTCGAGCCTGAATCCGCGACTGGTGATGGTCCGGATCACCGGTTACGGGCAGGACGGACCGTACGCCCAGCGGGCCGGCTTCGGCTCCATCGGCGAGGCCATGGGCGGGATTCGGCACACGACCGGGAATCCGGACCGCCCGCCGAGCCGTACCGGCATCTCGCTCGGCGACTCGCTGGCCGGCACGTTCGCCGCCTTCGGCGCGGTCATGGCACTGCTGAACCGCGAGCGCAGCGGCCGCGGCCAGGTCGTCGACTCGGCGATCTACGAGGCGGTGCTCGCGCTGATGGAGTCGCTGATCCCGGAATGGGAGCTGGCCGACTTCCGGCGCGGGCGCACCGGGTCGATCCTGCCGGGTGTCGCGCCCAGCAACGTCTATGCCGCCGCGGACGGCTCGGAGATCCTGATCGCGGCGAACAGCGACGCCACCTTCACCCGGCTGTGCGACGTCATGGAACTGCCGGAGCTGGCCACGAACCCGCGCTACCAGACGCACCAGGCCCGCGGTGAGCACCTGGAGGAGCTCGACAAGCTCATCGGGGAATGGACCGTCACCCGTCCCTCGGCCGAGCTCCTCGATCGCCTGCACGAGGCAGGGGTCCCGGCGGGCCGGATCTACACGGCGGCCGACATGGTCACCGACGCCCATTTCAAGGCCCGCAACTCGATCGTCCGGCTGCTGCATCGCAGCCTCGGCGAGTTCCCGATGCAGAACGTCGCGCCGCGGCTTTCGGCGACCCCGGGCGAGGTCCGTTCCCTGGGCCCGGACCTCGGCGAGCACAACGAGGCGATCTACGGCCAGCTGCTCGGCCTCAGCCTCGAACACCGCGCCCAGCTCGTCGCCGACGGAGTCATCTGA
- a CDS encoding hydroxymethylglutaryl-CoA lyase yields the protein MPITICEVGPRDGLQNERTLLSTETKLALIDRVVAGGVRRLEAVSFAHPKRVPQMADAEQVMAGVPRGGGVSYIGLVLNERGFERAARAEVDEVNMVVLATETFSQRNQGMSVEASLRAWSRIARMAHDAGIRPSLTISAAFGCPFEGEVSPDRVRAIARQAVDAAPAEIALADTIGVGVPTQVTELVGAVRDIAPGVALRCHFHNTRNTGYANAVAAVSAGVETLDASAGGIGGCPFAPAATGNIATEDLAYLLERMGVATGVDVRAAAATGRWIGEQLGIEAPALVGRADPFPR from the coding sequence GTGCCCATCACGATCTGCGAGGTCGGCCCGCGCGACGGCCTGCAGAACGAACGAACGTTGCTGTCGACCGAGACCAAGCTGGCGCTGATCGACCGGGTCGTCGCGGGCGGGGTGCGTCGCCTCGAGGCGGTCTCGTTCGCGCACCCGAAACGGGTGCCGCAGATGGCCGACGCCGAACAGGTGATGGCCGGGGTCCCGCGCGGCGGCGGTGTCTCGTACATCGGTCTGGTCCTGAACGAGCGGGGATTCGAGCGGGCGGCCCGCGCGGAGGTCGACGAGGTCAACATGGTCGTCCTCGCCACCGAGACGTTCAGCCAGCGCAACCAGGGAATGAGCGTCGAGGCGAGCCTGCGCGCCTGGTCGCGGATCGCCCGAATGGCCCACGACGCGGGCATTCGGCCTTCTCTGACGATCTCGGCGGCGTTCGGCTGCCCGTTCGAGGGCGAGGTCAGCCCGGACCGGGTCCGCGCGATCGCCCGGCAGGCCGTCGACGCGGCCCCCGCCGAGATCGCCCTGGCCGACACGATCGGGGTCGGCGTGCCCACCCAGGTCACCGAGCTGGTCGGGGCCGTCCGCGACATCGCCCCCGGGGTCGCCCTGCGCTGCCACTTCCACAACACCCGCAACACCGGCTACGCCAACGCCGTGGCCGCCGTCAGCGCCGGAGTGGAGACGCTCGACGCCAGCGCGGGCGGCATCGGGGGCTGTCCGTTCGCTCCGGCGGCGACCGGGAACATCGCCACCGAGGACCTCGCCTACCTGCTCGAACGGATGGGCGTCGCGACCGGGGTCGACGTGCGCGCGGCGGCCGCCACCGGTCGGTGGATCGGTGAACAGCTCGGCATCGAGGCGCCGGCACTCGTCGGCCGCGCCGATCCCTTCCCCCGCTAG
- a CDS encoding SMP-30/gluconolactonase/LRE family protein, with amino-acid sequence MLLQGSRYVGGTSLGAAEGWNVERVTAPSRLFGANGLRTGPDGRIYVAQVTGSQVTALDVDTLALEVISAKGGEIIAPDDLAFGLGGEMYATEVMDGRVSAKSPDGRTRVLRDDVPSANGITVYQDRLFINECRPGGRLMELDPGGGAPRMLAEDLPMPNAMEVGPDGLLYYPLLGTNDIWRIHPDGGTPERVTGDLGVPNSVKFDAEGFIVSTQVASGQVLRINPRTGEKTTLAQLTPGLDNCTFVGDRLFVSSFTGEITEIVAPGETRTTLPGGLNWPLGLTVGPDGNLYLADGTYLYVLRPGGRLETLGMIFSPGFPGFLRGVAAAGDGEFVVTTAVGTVARYRPAAQESEVLAADLDQLAGLALAPDGAIVAAEDGTGRVLAIRPGKGVEPLATGLSRPSGVAFGPNGDCLVAEAGGGRVVSLGATGVDTVVDGLVDPQGILVRGQQLYVVDPGTRTVTRVDLVSKARQVIARDLPLGAPPGVVPKPLKGLPPFSGPQGPFAGIAAGPDGTLYVSGDAEGSVLALRQEG; translated from the coding sequence ATGTTGTTACAGGGGTCGCGTTACGTAGGCGGAACGTCCTTAGGCGCCGCCGAAGGCTGGAACGTCGAGCGAGTCACCGCGCCGAGCCGGCTCTTCGGCGCCAACGGCCTGCGAACCGGGCCGGACGGCCGGATCTACGTGGCGCAGGTGACCGGCAGCCAGGTCACCGCACTGGACGTCGACACGCTGGCGCTGGAGGTAATCAGCGCGAAGGGCGGCGAGATCATCGCCCCGGATGACCTCGCGTTCGGCCTGGGCGGCGAGATGTACGCGACCGAGGTCATGGACGGCCGGGTCAGCGCGAAGAGCCCCGACGGGCGGACCCGGGTGCTGCGCGACGACGTGCCCAGCGCCAACGGCATCACCGTCTACCAGGACCGGCTGTTCATCAACGAGTGCCGGCCCGGCGGCCGGCTCATGGAGCTGGACCCGGGCGGCGGCGCGCCACGGATGCTGGCCGAGGACCTGCCGATGCCCAACGCCATGGAGGTCGGCCCGGACGGGCTGCTCTACTACCCGCTGCTGGGCACCAACGACATCTGGCGCATCCACCCGGACGGCGGCACCCCCGAGCGGGTCACCGGCGACCTCGGCGTGCCCAATTCGGTGAAGTTCGACGCCGAGGGCTTCATCGTCTCCACCCAGGTCGCCTCCGGCCAGGTGCTGCGGATCAACCCGCGCACCGGCGAGAAGACGACGCTCGCTCAGCTCACCCCGGGCCTGGACAACTGCACGTTCGTCGGCGACCGGCTGTTCGTCTCCAGCTTCACCGGCGAGATCACCGAGATCGTCGCGCCGGGCGAGACCCGCACGACGCTGCCCGGCGGCCTGAACTGGCCGCTGGGCCTGACCGTCGGCCCGGACGGGAACCTGTACCTCGCCGACGGCACCTACCTCTACGTCCTGCGCCCAGGCGGGCGGCTCGAGACACTGGGCATGATCTTCTCGCCGGGCTTCCCGGGCTTCCTGCGCGGGGTGGCCGCCGCCGGGGACGGCGAGTTCGTCGTCACCACCGCGGTCGGCACGGTCGCTCGCTACCGGCCGGCGGCGCAGGAGAGCGAGGTGCTCGCCGCGGACCTCGACCAGCTCGCCGGGCTGGCCCTCGCCCCGGACGGCGCGATCGTGGCCGCCGAGGACGGCACCGGCCGGGTGCTGGCGATCCGTCCCGGCAAGGGCGTCGAGCCGCTGGCCACCGGGCTGAGCAGGCCGAGCGGGGTCGCGTTCGGGCCGAACGGCGACTGCCTGGTCGCCGAGGCCGGCGGCGGGCGGGTCGTCTCGCTCGGCGCCACCGGCGTCGACACGGTCGTGGACGGCCTGGTCGACCCGCAGGGCATCCTCGTGCGCGGCCAGCAGCTCTACGTCGTCGACCCGGGCACCAGGACCGTGACGCGCGTCGACCTGGTCAGCAAGGCCCGCCAGGTGATCGCCCGCGATCTGCCGCTCGGCGCGCCGCCCGGGGTGGTGCCCAAGCCGCTCAAGGGCCTGCCGCCGTTCTCCGGGCCACAGGGCCCGTTCGCCGGAATCGCCGCCGGCCCCGACGGCACGCTCTACGTCTCCGGCGACGCCGAGGGCAGCGTGCTGGCGCTGCGTCAGGAGGGCTGA
- a CDS encoding SDR family NAD(P)-dependent oxidoreductase, translating to MGNDLLGMAGRVVIVSGAAGGGIGTSVVRLVASAGATVIAVSRSPEKLDLHVAPLAKEGLPVIPVAADAETDEGIALALAEAERADGDLYGLVNVAGGADPATWMPSTRVTRDDWRGLFAWNLETMFFMSQAVATALKSRGLPGSIVSVSSISGMNTAPFHIAYGTAKAALVAATRTMALELAADGIRVNAVAPGVTATPASLAYVEADPERDQRAIAMGRRGTPEEQAGPILFLLSALSTYITGQTILTDGGLNLRWTHLGPDNTSLFLKDEEFRAALTR from the coding sequence ATGGGCAACGATCTGCTCGGGATGGCCGGCCGGGTGGTCATCGTCTCCGGCGCGGCCGGCGGCGGCATCGGCACGTCGGTGGTACGGCTGGTGGCCAGCGCGGGCGCGACGGTGATCGCGGTGAGCCGGTCGCCGGAGAAGCTCGACCTGCACGTCGCCCCACTGGCCAAGGAGGGGCTGCCGGTCATCCCGGTCGCCGCCGACGCCGAGACCGACGAGGGCATCGCGCTCGCGCTGGCCGAGGCCGAGCGGGCCGACGGCGACCTGTACGGGCTGGTCAACGTCGCCGGCGGCGCCGACCCGGCGACCTGGATGCCGTCGACCCGGGTGACCAGGGACGACTGGCGCGGGCTGTTCGCCTGGAACCTGGAGACGATGTTCTTCATGAGCCAGGCGGTCGCGACGGCTTTGAAGTCACGCGGCCTGCCCGGCTCGATCGTCTCGGTCTCCTCCATCAGCGGGATGAACACGGCGCCGTTCCACATCGCCTACGGAACGGCGAAGGCGGCCCTCGTCGCGGCGACCCGCACGATGGCGCTGGAGCTCGCGGCCGACGGCATCCGGGTGAACGCCGTCGCGCCCGGTGTCACGGCGACGCCCGCGTCACTCGCGTACGTGGAGGCCGACCCCGAGCGCGACCAGCGGGCGATCGCGATGGGCCGGCGCGGCACCCCCGAGGAACAGGCCGGCCCGATCCTCTTCCTGCTCTCCGCGTTGTCGACGTACATCACGGGCCAGACCATCCTCACCGACGGCGGTCTGAACCTGCGCTGGACCCATCTGGGCCCGGACAACACGTCCCTGTTCCTCAAGGACGAGGAATTCCGCGCGGCCCTCACGCGATAG
- a CDS encoding aromatic ring-hydroxylating oxygenase subunit alpha: protein MTETVQNLQETPPEPLSAPMTIDPAAYLSPDYARAERDRLWAKVWQQVDRVEEIPNVGDFLTYDILDDSFLVVRTAPDTIRAYYNVCSHRGRRLVDTPPGKRDARGRRRQFVCGFHGWRYDTDGVCTFAAEREDWGCALTDDLIRLKEVRVDTWGGWIFLNLDPDCGPLREYLEPAATLLAPFQLENMRYRWRKWLVFDCNWKVALEAFMETYHVPYTHPEFMTFGGFLGWARSQGRHSNIGYDAPKGMEENQAKLRLGAGPDARLSTAELQNFTWENSNTNTTWTLVEAARRLVDELPEGTPSDQVLRHWLDSARATDEARGVVWPTIEPAAVAASGTAWQIFPNFQIGHAPNNMLCYSARPYGYDPDKCVFEAAVYELFPPGEEPKTQWEYTPADDPGWRTVLPQDFANMAAVQQGMKSRGFAGPKPNPYRERSVVSLHHNLAKYLGTGEPSELG, encoded by the coding sequence ATGACTGAGACCGTGCAGAACCTCCAGGAGACACCGCCCGAGCCGTTGTCGGCCCCGATGACGATCGACCCGGCGGCCTACCTCTCGCCCGACTACGCCAGGGCCGAACGGGACCGGCTGTGGGCGAAGGTGTGGCAGCAGGTCGACCGGGTCGAGGAGATCCCGAACGTCGGCGACTTCCTCACCTACGACATTCTCGACGACTCGTTCCTCGTCGTCCGGACCGCGCCCGACACGATCCGTGCCTATTACAACGTGTGCTCCCACCGGGGCCGCCGGCTGGTCGACACCCCGCCTGGGAAACGCGACGCCCGGGGCCGGCGCCGCCAGTTCGTCTGCGGTTTCCACGGCTGGCGTTACGACACGGACGGCGTCTGTACCTTCGCCGCCGAGCGGGAGGACTGGGGCTGCGCGCTGACCGACGACCTGATCCGCCTCAAGGAGGTCAGGGTCGACACCTGGGGCGGCTGGATCTTCCTCAACCTCGACCCGGACTGCGGGCCGCTGCGGGAGTACCTGGAACCGGCGGCGACCCTGCTGGCGCCGTTCCAGCTGGAGAACATGCGCTACCGGTGGCGAAAGTGGCTGGTCTTCGACTGCAACTGGAAGGTCGCGCTGGAGGCCTTCATGGAGACCTACCACGTGCCGTACACCCACCCGGAGTTCATGACGTTCGGCGGCTTCCTCGGCTGGGCCCGCTCGCAGGGCCGGCACAGCAACATCGGCTACGACGCCCCCAAGGGAATGGAGGAGAACCAGGCGAAGCTGCGGCTCGGCGCCGGCCCGGACGCCCGCCTGTCCACGGCCGAGCTGCAGAACTTCACCTGGGAGAACTCGAACACCAACACCACCTGGACGCTGGTCGAGGCCGCGCGCCGGCTCGTCGACGAGCTGCCGGAGGGAACGCCGTCCGACCAGGTGCTGCGGCACTGGCTGGACTCGGCCCGCGCTACCGACGAGGCACGGGGCGTGGTCTGGCCGACCATCGAGCCCGCCGCCGTCGCCGCCAGCGGCACCGCGTGGCAGATCTTCCCGAACTTCCAGATCGGGCATGCTCCGAACAACATGCTCTGCTACAGCGCCCGGCCGTATGGCTACGACCCGGACAAATGCGTCTTCGAGGCCGCCGTCTACGAGCTGTTCCCGCCCGGCGAGGAGCCGAAGACGCAGTGGGAGTACACACCGGCCGACGACCCGGGCTGGCGCACCGTCCTGCCCCAGGACTTCGCCAACATGGCCGCGGTGCAGCAGGGCATGAAGTCACGCGGTTTCGCCGGGCCGAAACCCAACCCGTATCGCGAGCGCAGCGTCGTGAGCCTGCACCACAATCTCGCGAAGTACCTCGGCACCGGCGAGCCAAGCGAGCTCGGCTGA
- a CDS encoding aldehyde dehydrogenase family protein: MREYLKFYIDGKWTDPAGTATFEVVNPATEEVCGTVALGSAGDVDRAVAAARKAFPGWAASSREDRLDLLQRILDEYQKRAGDLAAALTEEMGAPASLAGGFQVGLGAGHLTTAIELLRTFVFEEQRGATLVVREPIGVCGLITPWNWPMNQIAVKVFPALATGCTVVLKPSERSPFTGQILAEILHAAGVPAGVFNLVQGDGPSVGVPLSAHPGVDMVSFTGSTRAGVEIARNAAPTVKRVTQELGGKGPNIILDDADFAANVAKGVGSMMGNSGQTCSAPSRMLVPGDRMAEAIDAARAAAAQITVGDPNGEVVIGPVVAASQFDKIQSLIQRGIDEGATLVAGGPGRPDGLTRGFYVRPTVFADVKNDMTIAREEIFGPVLTIIGYDSVEDAIEIANDTEYGLAGYVAGADLDACRAVARRIRAGWVGINDAFDFQCPFGGYKQSGNGREWGEFGFQEYLETKGILGYAGAGS, translated from the coding sequence ATGCGCGAGTACCTGAAGTTCTACATCGACGGCAAGTGGACCGACCCGGCCGGCACGGCGACGTTCGAGGTCGTGAACCCGGCGACCGAGGAGGTCTGCGGCACCGTCGCGCTCGGCTCGGCCGGCGACGTGGACCGGGCGGTCGCGGCCGCCCGCAAGGCGTTCCCCGGCTGGGCGGCGAGCAGCCGGGAGGACCGGCTGGACCTGCTTCAGCGGATCCTGGACGAGTACCAGAAGCGTGCCGGCGATCTCGCCGCGGCGCTGACCGAGGAGATGGGCGCCCCGGCGTCGCTCGCGGGCGGCTTCCAGGTGGGCCTCGGCGCCGGGCACCTGACCACGGCGATCGAGCTGCTGCGGACCTTCGTCTTCGAGGAGCAGCGCGGCGCCACCCTGGTGGTCCGGGAGCCGATCGGCGTCTGCGGGCTGATCACGCCGTGGAACTGGCCGATGAACCAGATCGCCGTCAAGGTGTTCCCCGCGCTCGCGACCGGCTGCACGGTGGTGCTCAAGCCGTCGGAGCGCTCGCCGTTCACCGGGCAGATCCTCGCCGAGATCCTGCACGCCGCGGGCGTTCCGGCCGGGGTGTTCAACCTGGTCCAGGGCGACGGCCCCAGCGTCGGCGTTCCGCTGTCCGCGCACCCGGGCGTCGACATGGTCTCCTTCACCGGCTCGACCCGGGCCGGCGTCGAGATCGCCCGCAACGCCGCCCCGACCGTCAAGCGGGTCACCCAGGAGCTGGGCGGCAAGGGCCCCAACATCATCCTCGACGACGCGGACTTCGCCGCGAACGTGGCCAAGGGCGTCGGCAGCATGATGGGCAACTCGGGCCAGACCTGCAGCGCCCCGTCCCGGATGCTGGTGCCCGGCGACCGGATGGCCGAGGCCATCGACGCCGCGCGCGCCGCCGCCGCGCAGATCACGGTCGGTGACCCGAACGGCGAGGTCGTCATCGGCCCGGTCGTCGCCGCCAGCCAGTTCGACAAGATCCAGTCACTCATCCAGCGCGGCATCGACGAGGGCGCGACCCTCGTCGCCGGCGGGCCCGGCCGCCCGGACGGCCTGACCAGGGGCTTCTACGTGCGGCCGACCGTGTTCGCGGACGTCAAGAACGACATGACGATCGCCCGCGAGGAGATCTTCGGCCCGGTGCTGACGATCATCGGCTACGACAGCGTCGAGGACGCCATCGAGATCGCCAACGACACCGAGTACGGCCTCGCCGGCTACGTCGCCGGCGCGGACCTCGACGCGTGCCGTGCCGTCGCCCGCCGGATCCGGGCCGGCTGGGTCGGGATCAACGACGCGTTCGACTTCCAGTGCCCGTTCGGCGGCTACAAGCAGAGCGGCAACGGCCGCGAGTGGGGCGAGTTCGGCTTCCAGGAGTACCTGGAGACCAAGGGCATCCTCGGGTACGCCGGGGCGGGCTCGTGA
- a CDS encoding SDR family NAD(P)-dependent oxidoreductase, translating to MTERGFDGRVAVVTGGGRGLGREYALLLASEGAQVVVNDLGAAIDGDGADAAPADQVVAEITARGGQAVACAASVATPAGAEEIIGTALDSFGRVDVLVHNAGNTRRVALDEISEEDFRAVVDVHLLGGFHVVRAAFPRMAAAGYGRIVLTSSIGGLYGNHNVVGYSAAKAGLIGLSNVVALEGAARGVRSNVIVPAAVTRLAVGHDTSRFPPMQPGLVAPVVGWLAHESCSVTGEIYVALAGRVARAFVAETEGVYQPSWTIDEVGARIDAIRDPSSQWALAPVPSGFVEHLDRSFAMARQGAAS from the coding sequence GTGACCGAACGCGGGTTCGACGGCCGGGTGGCCGTCGTCACCGGCGGTGGCCGGGGCCTGGGGCGGGAGTACGCGCTGCTGCTGGCCTCGGAGGGCGCCCAGGTCGTCGTCAACGACCTGGGCGCCGCCATCGACGGCGACGGCGCCGACGCGGCCCCCGCCGACCAGGTCGTCGCCGAGATCACGGCGCGGGGCGGCCAGGCGGTCGCCTGCGCCGCGTCCGTGGCGACCCCGGCCGGCGCCGAGGAGATCATCGGGACGGCACTCGACAGCTTCGGGCGCGTCGACGTCCTCGTGCACAACGCCGGCAACACCCGGCGGGTCGCGCTGGACGAGATCTCCGAGGAGGACTTCCGGGCCGTGGTCGACGTGCACCTGCTCGGTGGCTTCCACGTCGTGCGGGCGGCGTTCCCCCGGATGGCCGCGGCCGGCTACGGCCGGATCGTGCTGACCTCGTCGATCGGCGGGCTCTACGGCAACCACAACGTCGTCGGCTACAGCGCGGCCAAGGCGGGGCTGATCGGGCTCAGCAACGTCGTCGCCCTGGAGGGCGCGGCCCGGGGCGTGCGCAGCAACGTCATCGTCCCCGCCGCCGTGACCCGGCTCGCCGTCGGCCATGACACGTCGCGGTTCCCGCCGATGCAGCCCGGGCTGGTCGCGCCGGTCGTCGGCTGGCTGGCGCACGAGTCCTGCTCCGTCACCGGTGAGATCTACGTGGCGCTGGCCGGCCGGGTGGCCAGGGCGTTCGTCGCCGAGACGGAGGGCGTCTACCAGCCGTCGTGGACCATCGACGAGGTCGGCGCGCGGATCGACGCCATCCGGGACCCCAGCAGCCAGTGGGCACTGGCGCCGGTCCCGTCCGGCTTCGTCGAGCACCTGGACCGCAGCTTCGCGATGGCCAGGCAGGGCGCGGCCTCGTAG
- a CDS encoding class I adenylate-forming enzyme family protein: MWSGGGDTSDALRQAFAAAHGLVPRATYGLTEAPTVVSIDPPGDEWRPGGSGRVLPQYDVAAYDDAGQRLPAGETGELRLRGATRGVWTGAWRPPLGYWDDGAVRAPETGPVPTGDVGTVDADGWLRVLDRKKLVIIRGGANVYPLEVERVIGGHPGVARVAVCGVPDERLGQRVAAVVERVGPPLDVAELDALCRRDLAGYKVPEVWSVVDALPVNAMGKVSRVGLTDLVEQHRLPNP, translated from the coding sequence GTGTGGAGCGGCGGCGGCGACACCTCCGACGCCCTGCGCCAGGCCTTCGCGGCCGCGCACGGCCTCGTTCCCCGCGCGACCTACGGCCTCACGGAGGCGCCGACGGTGGTGTCGATCGACCCGCCGGGCGACGAGTGGCGCCCGGGCGGCAGCGGGCGCGTGCTGCCGCAGTACGACGTCGCGGCCTACGACGACGCGGGGCAACGCCTGCCGGCCGGCGAGACCGGGGAGCTGCGCCTGCGCGGCGCGACCCGCGGCGTCTGGACCGGAGCCTGGCGGCCGCCGCTCGGCTACTGGGACGACGGCGCCGTGCGGGCACCCGAGACCGGGCCGGTCCCGACCGGCGACGTCGGCACCGTCGACGCGGACGGCTGGCTACGGGTACTGGACCGCAAGAAGCTGGTGATCATCCGCGGCGGCGCGAACGTCTACCCGCTGGAGGTCGAGCGCGTCATCGGCGGCCACCCGGGAGTCGCCCGGGTGGCTGTCTGCGGCGTGCCCGACGAGCGGCTCGGCCAACGGGTCGCCGCCGTGGTCGAGCGCGTGGGGCCGCCGCTCGACGTCGCCGAACTAGACGCCCTGTGCCGCCGCGACCTCGCGGGCTACAAGGTGCCGGAGGTCTGGTCCGTCGTCGACGCCCTCCCGGTCAACGCGATGGGCAAAGTCTCCCGCGTAGGCCTCACCGACCTCGTCGAACAGCACCGGCTACCCAACCCCTGA
- a CDS encoding phosphotransferase, with amino-acid sequence MLSVPRSWSELTPGWMTAALADVCPGALVEAVEVDDVADGTNSRARVRLRYASGAGPERVFVKREGRMFNRLALTALGARETESRLVASGLALPLEHPAFYAAAVDRSRLAAVTVMEDVTLRGARPNDATVALDVDQVRTGLLGLARLHAAYWGGPLPDQLAFVRPWQVGRVWAPVSWTSLARALRLLRTGGHGLLIPPGVDAGVVERGFRGWATIAAKHPRTLLHGDPHLANTYALPSGVTGFYDWQLIRTGNWSHDVGYFLVSSLSTADRRDHERDLLADYLAELTGQGAPAPDFAEAWALYRQTPVFGLGTWLHTLSGGGFQPLDVCLAVIERFATAHADHARTWSPPPQRRTGTPLRTDHDEPAPTGTPNL; translated from the coding sequence GTGCTGAGCGTGCCTCGTAGCTGGTCGGAGCTGACCCCTGGCTGGATGACGGCGGCGCTCGCCGACGTGTGTCCCGGCGCCCTCGTCGAGGCGGTCGAGGTCGATGACGTCGCGGACGGGACCAACAGTCGGGCCAGGGTAAGGCTGCGCTACGCGTCCGGCGCCGGCCCGGAGCGGGTGTTCGTCAAGCGGGAGGGCCGGATGTTCAACCGGCTGGCCCTGACCGCCCTCGGCGCCCGGGAGACCGAGTCCCGTCTCGTGGCCTCGGGGCTGGCGCTGCCGCTCGAACATCCCGCCTTCTACGCCGCCGCGGTCGACCGGAGCCGGCTGGCGGCGGTGACGGTGATGGAGGACGTGACGCTGCGCGGTGCCCGGCCGAACGACGCGACCGTGGCCTTGGACGTCGATCAGGTGCGTACCGGTCTGCTCGGCCTGGCCAGGCTGCATGCCGCGTACTGGGGTGGGCCGCTGCCAGACCAACTGGCGTTCGTGCGTCCGTGGCAGGTCGGGCGAGTCTGGGCGCCGGTGTCGTGGACCAGCCTTGCCCGGGCGCTGCGCCTGCTGCGGACCGGCGGGCACGGCCTGCTGATCCCGCCGGGCGTGGACGCGGGTGTGGTCGAGCGCGGTTTCCGCGGCTGGGCCACGATCGCCGCGAAACACCCGCGGACGCTGCTGCACGGCGACCCGCACCTGGCGAACACCTACGCCCTGCCGTCGGGCGTCACCGGTTTCTACGACTGGCAGCTGATCCGAACCGGCAACTGGTCCCACGATGTCGGCTACTTCCTGGTCTCCAGCCTCAGCACCGCCGACCGGCGCGACCACGAGCGCGACCTGCTCGCCGACTACCTGGCGGAGCTCACCGGCCAGGGCGCGCCCGCCCCGGATTTCGCCGAGGCCTGGGCGCTCTATCGCCAGACGCCCGTGTTCGGCCTCGGTACCTGGCTGCACACCCTGTCCGGCGGTGGCTTCCAGCCGCTCGACGTGTGCCTGGCCGTCATCGAGCGCTTCGCGACGGCCCACGCCGACCACGCGCGAACCTGGTCACCGCCACCCCAACGCCGTACCGGTACCCCGCTGAGAACCGATCACGACGAGCCCGCCCCGACCGGCACACCGAACCTCTGA